From Dreissena polymorpha isolate Duluth1 chromosome 15, UMN_Dpol_1.0, whole genome shotgun sequence, a single genomic window includes:
- the LOC127860719 gene encoding uncharacterized protein LOC127860719 translates to MSHKGHVVNTVPSAAVYTSPSGHHTTVVMQQQPYVVTRSSPGLFGSLGRELNNLGRTISREIDWTADQINKSLATTATGNILNLFQSGNFVQLVSRISGRSLEIVQGPAGLVVDGLGPDNAPHATWTIVNEGGNQVRLHNNNNFLAIINGSTIVIHMPPGVMHGVETKFQVTQHGQFIILESLKERGRHVGVLPGGALKPALATGKEDHAMFGVRLMYSPYSVVTK, encoded by the exons GGTCACGTGGTCAACACCGTTCCAAGCGCTGCAGTGTATACCTCACCATCGGGACATCAC ACGACCGTTGTGATGCAGCAACAACCTTATGTAGTCACACGCTCTTCG CCTGGCCTGTTCGGGTCCCTTGGACGCGAGCTCAACAATCTGGGTAGAACCATTAGCAGAGAGATCGACTGGACTGCAGATCAGATCAACAAGAGTTTGGCTACAACTGCAACTGGTAACATTTTG AACCTGTTCCAATCAGGCAATTTTGTCCAGCTCGTCTCGAGGATCAGTGGGAGGAGTCTGGAAATCGTACAGGGACCAGCGGGGCTCGTAGTTGATGGACTGGGGCCCGATAATGCTCCACATG CAACATGGACGATAGTGAATGAAGGGGGCAATCAAGTTCGTCTccataacaacaacaacttcctGGCCATTATCAACGGGAGCACCATCGTCATTCATATG CCCCCAGGGGTCATGCATGGGGTCGAGACGAAGTTTCAGGTGACCCAGCATGGTCAGTTCATCATTCTCGAGTCCCTAAAAGAAAGGGGCCGCCACGTCGGGGTTTTACCCGGAGGTGCGCTGAAACCCGCCCTGGCCACTGGGAAAGAGGACCACGCCATGTTTGGTGTGCGATTAATG tATTCACCTTACTCTGTGGTCACAAAGTAA